From Variimorphobacter saccharofermentans, one genomic window encodes:
- a CDS encoding protein arginine kinase, producing the protein MLKWYEQIAADSDVVISSRIRLARNLDTYPFSERITEEQAVALVNEVKGITDALSEANNRKFYACNISTLSDIDKTAMVERHIVSPLLAEKKQTTGLIMSEDETISIMINEEDHVRIQAIIGGMNLEQAYEEADRVDDIAYEKLHFAYDEKYGYLTSCPTNAGTGIRASCMVFLPALSAGKMIQKLIEEVGKYGVTVRGIYGEGTKSLGSIYQISNQKTLGNSESEIIENLKRVVLQVVKQERKRREYMMSVNSDELEDQVFRSYGILKYARQISSDDAMTLLSQLKFGMDCGLIKFDRTFNIHKLMMGVQPGSLQWTLGKNVGSTTRDQSRAEYIRKELPTII; encoded by the coding sequence ATGCTTAAGTGGTATGAGCAAATAGCTGCAGACAGCGACGTCGTAATCTCCAGTCGTATCAGACTTGCTCGAAATCTTGACACTTATCCCTTTTCAGAACGAATTACGGAGGAACAGGCTGTCGCCTTAGTAAATGAGGTAAAGGGAATTACCGATGCCCTGTCCGAGGCGAATAATCGTAAGTTTTATGCCTGCAATATCAGTACCTTGAGTGACATCGATAAAACGGCCATGGTCGAGCGACATATTGTAAGCCCCTTATTAGCAGAGAAGAAGCAAACTACCGGACTGATCATGTCCGAGGATGAAACCATCAGTATCATGATTAATGAAGAGGATCATGTCCGCATTCAGGCAATCATTGGTGGTATGAATCTGGAACAGGCTTATGAAGAAGCAGACCGCGTGGATGACATAGCATATGAAAAACTGCATTTTGCATACGATGAAAAGTATGGCTATCTTACCTCCTGTCCAACAAATGCAGGAACAGGAATAAGAGCATCCTGTATGGTATTCTTGCCAGCGTTAAGTGCCGGTAAAATGATACAAAAGCTAATTGAGGAAGTTGGTAAATATGGTGTTACTGTTCGTGGCATCTATGGAGAAGGTACCAAGAGCCTGGGCAGCATATACCAGATTTCCAATCAAAAGACACTGGGTAATTCGGAGAGTGAAATAATAGAAAACCTGAAACGCGTTGTCCTACAGGTGGTAAAGCAAGAAAGAAAACGAAGAGAATATATGATGTCAGTTAACTCGGATGAATTAGAGGATCAGGTATTCCGATCCTATGGTATTCTGAAATACGCAAGACAGATATCCTCAGATGATGCCATGACCTTGCTTTCCCAATTAAAATTTGGTATGGATTGTGGTTTAATCAAATTCGACAGAACGTTTAATATTCATAAGCTGATGATGGGTGTTCAGCCGGGAAGTCTACAGTGGACTTTGGGTAAGAATGTAGGAAGTACCACAAGAGATCAATCAAGAGCTGAATATATCAGAAAAGAATTACCGACAATTATATAA
- the radA gene encoding DNA repair protein RadA has translation MAKSKTVFFCKECGYESAKWLGQCPGCKEWDTFTEEPVIKKSSKPAGVRQFREPELISNIKTEAEIRLTSGMEELDRVLGGGIVQGSLVLVGGDPGIGKSTLLLQMCREIVLRNKKVLYISGEESLSQIKMRAERLGVINGELLLLCETDLDLIDDVISKCRPDIVVIDSIQTMFREDVTAAPGSVSQVREATGALMRIAKGSGITIFIIGHVTKEGVVAGPRVLEHMVDTVLYFEGDNYAAYRVLRAVKNRFGSTNEIGVFEMQNSGLVEVKNPSEFMLKGRPEGEPGSIVAASMEGSRPILVEVQALVCRTNFNMPRRTAAGTDYNRVNLLMAVLEKREGIQMSDCDAYVNVAGGMRITEPALDLAIVTALLSSSKNIALDNKTVLFGEVGLTGEIRAVNMAEQRVAEAAKMGFEICILPQANKDHIKKAGIKLIGVKNIQEVLGILMNRR, from the coding sequence ATGGCAAAAAGCAAGACTGTGTTTTTCTGTAAAGAATGTGGCTATGAATCAGCGAAGTGGTTAGGTCAGTGTCCGGGATGTAAGGAATGGGATACCTTTACTGAAGAACCGGTCATAAAGAAGAGCAGTAAACCAGCAGGTGTCAGGCAATTTCGTGAACCTGAATTAATCTCCAACATTAAGACAGAAGCAGAGATCAGGCTTACTTCAGGAATGGAGGAACTGGATCGTGTACTGGGTGGAGGAATTGTTCAGGGGAGCTTGGTTTTAGTTGGAGGCGATCCTGGTATCGGTAAGTCGACACTTTTGTTGCAGATGTGCCGAGAAATTGTACTTCGCAATAAAAAAGTATTATATATATCAGGAGAAGAATCCTTAAGCCAGATAAAAATGAGAGCAGAAAGGCTCGGCGTAATAAACGGCGAGCTGTTGCTCCTTTGTGAAACAGATCTAGATCTGATAGATGATGTAATAAGTAAATGTCGGCCGGATATCGTGGTCATTGACTCAATACAGACGATGTTTCGGGAAGACGTAACTGCAGCTCCAGGTAGTGTAAGTCAGGTACGGGAGGCGACAGGAGCTTTGATGCGTATTGCAAAAGGCTCCGGAATAACAATATTTATCATTGGACATGTAACGAAAGAGGGGGTTGTAGCAGGACCCAGAGTTTTGGAGCATATGGTAGATACCGTGCTGTATTTTGAAGGCGATAATTATGCAGCTTACCGGGTGCTTCGTGCTGTAAAGAACCGTTTTGGATCCACCAATGAAATTGGTGTATTCGAGATGCAGAACTCAGGTCTGGTAGAGGTGAAAAACCCCTCGGAATTCATGTTGAAAGGCAGACCGGAGGGAGAGCCTGGTTCTATTGTGGCAGCATCCATGGAGGGCTCTAGACCAATTCTAGTGGAGGTTCAGGCTTTGGTTTGCCGGACAAACTTCAATATGCCGAGAAGAACTGCAGCTGGTACAGATTATAACCGAGTCAATCTGTTGATGGCAGTATTGGAGAAGCGAGAAGGAATTCAGATGTCAGACTGTGACGCTTATGTTAACGTAGCAGGCGGAATGAGAATCACAGAACCTGCTTTGGATTTGGCTATTGTAACTGCTCTATTATCAAGCAGTAAGAATATAGCTTTGGATAATAAAACGGTTCTGTTTGGTGAGGTGGGACTAACAGGTGAAATCAGAGCAGTAAATATGGCGGAGCAAAGGGTAGCAGAAGCAGCCAAAATGGGCTTTGAAATATGTATTTTACCACAAGCGAATAAAGACCATATAAAAAAGGCTGGAATAAAGTTAATAGGTGTCAAAAACATACAGGAAGTACTAGGCATATTGATGAACCGTAGATAA
- a CDS encoding SH3 domain-containing protein produces the protein MKNRYFKRWLVLLLILAIVFPLGFNSYINNAYAARTGTVNASSLNVRQEPSTTSAKVQLSDGTNVFLKKGEKVTILAESGDFYYVSLKFNGKTVKGYVHQDYIDAPKPTATPKPTATPKPTKAPKATTTPTVTPKPDNQAVEIKTELKLKGSITASSLNVRSGPATTYSKVASLSKGNAVTVINEVQVEGEEWYGISFKVNGKTKKGFVMSSYVKLSYTEAIKSDVCVKTVKIRKTASDKATYLKNKDGNIIVLKKERGLWLIDEVMVGGVKWFKVQFTLSGTKYTGYVTSDQVKLRVMVTEPAVTQAPTPAAEPTPTVTPKPTEGATPTAKPSKAPTPKPTAAPTSTPSTTPGQYYEVAGNMVLDKVTQPVTGFVCNTIQLNIYRNILVSSELLYDNNDQPILLSNGQEVLVTGVVSVNSKPYYNISTNAGVYGYVQAEYIYIGSQLPAPGSKAPSPTPTPVVTGTDNVDFETKLAMEGFPESYKVLLRQLHNMYPNWVFKAYHTGLDWNTVITAESTPGKNLLPNSKGVEWKSLEAGAYNWKTDTFIVFDGSTWVTASRAAIEYYMDPRNFLNTNGIFQFELLRYQNGYQNLNGVENILKGTALYKTSYSYTDDFGATQSITYGETFIKAAEYSGVSPYHLASRVKQEVVTGATTLSSSVSGTYPGYEGYYNFYNIGANDSAGGGAVANGLKYAKNGSSNAVNNSLYMIPWTSPYRSIVGGSYFLGGSYINRGQDTIYLQKFNVTPISTYYHQYMTNVEAPFAEAKKILSAYNGMADSPIVFSIPVYLNMPSSPVSAPTTMFNPNNWLKSLKIYDMSGQELAITPTFSQTERNYYLIVPNNTEYVNILASPVSKKASISGGGHTLLNVGINQVVVPVIAENGDIANYTINIVRE, from the coding sequence ATGAAGAACAGGTATTTTAAGCGATGGCTGGTTTTATTACTGATACTGGCGATTGTATTTCCTTTAGGTTTTAATAGTTACATAAACAATGCATATGCTGCTCGTACAGGAACAGTAAATGCATCATCTTTGAATGTCAGGCAGGAACCATCAACGACATCAGCAAAGGTTCAGCTGAGTGATGGTACCAATGTATTTTTAAAAAAGGGTGAAAAGGTAACGATCTTAGCAGAGAGTGGAGATTTCTATTATGTATCTCTTAAGTTCAACGGAAAGACCGTTAAAGGGTATGTTCATCAGGACTATATCGATGCACCGAAGCCCACTGCAACACCGAAGCCTACAGCAACTCCCAAGCCGACAAAGGCACCGAAGGCTACCACAACCCCGACCGTTACACCAAAGCCAGACAACCAGGCAGTGGAGATTAAGACGGAGCTTAAGCTAAAGGGAAGCATTACAGCATCCTCCCTGAATGTCAGAAGCGGTCCGGCGACCACTTATAGCAAGGTGGCAAGCCTGAGCAAAGGGAATGCGGTAACTGTAATCAATGAAGTTCAGGTTGAAGGAGAAGAATGGTACGGAATTTCCTTCAAAGTGAATGGTAAGACGAAAAAGGGTTTTGTAATGAGTTCCTATGTAAAGCTGTCCTATACTGAGGCAATTAAAAGTGATGTTTGCGTTAAGACGGTAAAAATCAGAAAGACAGCTTCTGACAAAGCAACTTATCTAAAGAATAAGGATGGTAATATAATCGTCCTGAAGAAAGAGCGTGGCCTCTGGCTGATTGATGAAGTCATGGTTGGAGGAGTGAAATGGTTTAAGGTTCAGTTTACCTTAAGTGGAACGAAATATACGGGTTATGTAACCTCTGATCAGGTTAAGCTAAGAGTGATGGTAACAGAACCAGCAGTGACACAGGCACCTACGCCAGCTGCAGAACCCACACCAACTGTAACACCGAAACCAACAGAGGGAGCCACTCCGACAGCGAAACCAAGTAAAGCACCAACACCAAAGCCAACGGCTGCTCCAACCTCGACACCTTCCACAACACCTGGACAATATTACGAGGTTGCAGGCAACATGGTATTAGATAAGGTAACACAGCCGGTAACCGGTTTTGTATGTAATACAATACAGCTTAACATTTATCGTAATATTCTGGTTTCATCCGAGTTGCTGTATGATAACAATGATCAGCCCATCCTACTATCCAATGGACAGGAAGTACTTGTTACAGGGGTGGTATCGGTCAATTCGAAACCTTATTATAATATATCGACTAATGCAGGAGTATATGGATATGTACAGGCAGAGTATATCTATATTGGCTCGCAGCTGCCAGCACCGGGCTCCAAGGCGCCTTCTCCAACTCCAACCCCTGTAGTTACCGGTACGGATAATGTGGATTTTGAAACAAAGCTTGCAATGGAAGGCTTTCCTGAAAGCTATAAAGTACTATTAAGACAACTACATAATATGTATCCCAATTGGGTATTCAAGGCTTATCATACTGGATTGGATTGGAATACCGTAATTACAGCAGAAAGCACACCGGGCAAGAACTTACTACCGAATTCGAAAGGCGTGGAATGGAAGTCCTTAGAGGCAGGTGCTTATAACTGGAAGACGGATACCTTCATCGTATTTGATGGATCGACCTGGGTAACCGCATCGAGAGCAGCAATTGAATATTATATGGATCCGAGAAACTTTTTGAACACCAATGGTATTTTCCAATTTGAGTTATTGCGTTATCAAAATGGATATCAGAATTTAAATGGTGTAGAGAATATACTAAAGGGTACGGCTCTCTACAAAACCTCATATTCCTATACGGATGATTTTGGAGCAACACAGTCCATTACCTATGGTGAAACCTTTATAAAGGCGGCGGAATATTCAGGAGTAAGCCCTTATCATCTGGCATCCCGTGTGAAACAGGAGGTTGTAACAGGCGCAACTACCTTGAGTAGTAGCGTATCCGGCACTTATCCGGGCTATGAAGGCTATTATAATTTCTATAATATCGGAGCTAATGATAGCGCAGGAGGAGGGGCGGTAGCAAATGGTCTGAAATATGCCAAGAACGGAAGTTCCAATGCAGTGAACAATTCATTATATATGATACCATGGACAAGCCCGTATCGCTCAATCGTAGGAGGTTCCTATTTCCTTGGCGGAAGTTATATCAACCGTGGTCAGGATACCATCTATTTACAAAAGTTCAATGTAACACCGATATCGACTTACTATCATCAATATATGACGAATGTAGAGGCGCCCTTTGCAGAGGCAAAGAAAATATTATCTGCATATAACGGTATGGCCGATTCTCCGATTGTTTTCTCTATTCCGGTATATTTGAATATGCCCTCTAGTCCGGTATCGGCACCAACAACGATGTTCAATCCGAATAATTGGTTAAAGAGCTTAAAAATTTATGATATGAGCGGACAGGAATTGGCTATTACACCTACCTTTAGCCAGACAGAACGAAATTACTATCTGATAGTTCCAAACAATACGGAGTACGTGAATATTCTGGCATCACCGGTTAGTAAGAAGGCATCCATAAGTGGAGGCGGACATACATTACTGAATGTCGGTATTAATCAGGTGGTTGTTCCGGTTATCGCTGAAAATGGTGATATAGCGAATTATACGATTAATATTGTAAGAGAATAA
- a CDS encoding GntR family transcriptional regulator, translating into MYVEIDFNSDEAIYMQLTNQIIYGIATSQLQEGENLPSVRELAENIGINMHTVNKAYAILKQEGYLKLDRRKGAVIAIDMNKLKAMEELREDLRVILAKAFCKNISCEEAHAIVNDIFNEFERG; encoded by the coding sequence ATGTATGTAGAAATTGATTTTAATAGTGATGAAGCAATCTATATGCAACTCACCAATCAAATCATATACGGCATTGCTACTTCCCAGCTCCAGGAGGGTGAAAATCTTCCTTCTGTGAGAGAATTGGCAGAGAATATTGGAATTAATATGCATACCGTGAATAAAGCATATGCCATTCTAAAGCAGGAAGGTTACCTTAAGCTGGATCGTAGGAAAGGTGCTGTGATTGCAATTGATATGAATAAATTGAAGGCCATGGAAGAGTTAAGAGAAGACTTACGAGTGATACTGGCAAAGGCTTTCTGTAAGAATATTAGCTGCGAGGAGGCACACGCAATCGTTAATGATATCTTTAACGAATTTGAAAGGGGGTAA
- a CDS encoding ATP-dependent Clp protease ATP-binding subunit — protein sequence MYDRFTENAKNAINLAKEVAYRLSHNYIGTEHLLIGLMEVEGVASKVLEENGVTVEKILELVNQLIAPNNGVEMMDGGSFTPRSKRILDQSYKEAAKFKAPLAGTEHILIALIKESDCIAVRLLNTLGVNVQKVYIDILTASGVDVGAAKNEYSSGKGKAKGRTSSTPTLDQFSRDLTEYAREGKLDPVIGRENEIQRVVQILSRRTKNNPCLVGEPGVGKTAIAEGLALKIVEGNIPDTIKEKRVVTLDLSGMVAGSKYRGEFEERIKKVISEVIGDGNVLLFIDEIHTIIGAGGAEGAIDASNILKPSLARGELQIIGATTREEYRKYIEKDAALERRFQPVVVEEPSEDEAIQILFGLRDKYEAHHQVRITDNAIEAAVKLSSRYINDRYLPDKAIDLMDEAASKVRLSTYTSSPQIKDLEQEIKRLESEKEKAIKEEAYEKAGEIKKQQEAAQEQLEKQKLLEDKQKQEKQLVVSDNEIAEIVASWTKIPVKKLAEEETERLQNLENILHQRVVGQDEAVAAVAKAIRRGRVGLKDPNRPIGSFLFLGPTGVGKTELSKALAEAMFGSENSIIRVDMSEYMEKHSVSKLIGSPPGYVGYDEGGQLSEKVRQNPYSVILFDEIEKAHPDVFNILLQVLDDGHITDAQGRRVSFKNTIIIMTSNAGAQNIVSPKRLGFATVIDEKEDYKRMKDGVMDEVKKIFKPEFINRIDEIIVFHSLTKEDIKSIVGIMIATIAKRSKTQMNIALETSQEVIDHLAEVGFDAKYGARPLRRAIQTNIEDKLAEAILAGGIKEGDTVRVEYLDNEMVIQAK from the coding sequence ATGTATGATAGATTTACGGAGAATGCGAAGAATGCTATTAACTTAGCGAAGGAAGTCGCATACCGCCTTTCCCATAATTACATTGGAACCGAGCATTTACTTATTGGCCTTATGGAAGTAGAAGGGGTAGCGTCAAAGGTGTTAGAAGAAAATGGCGTTACAGTAGAAAAAATATTGGAGCTTGTAAATCAACTGATTGCACCTAACAATGGTGTAGAAATGATGGATGGAGGAAGCTTTACCCCAAGGTCCAAACGAATTCTGGATCAGAGCTATAAGGAAGCAGCAAAATTTAAAGCACCACTGGCAGGCACGGAGCATATCCTGATTGCATTAATCAAAGAATCGGATTGTATTGCAGTTCGTTTACTTAATACATTGGGTGTAAATGTGCAGAAGGTGTATATTGATATATTAACTGCATCCGGTGTGGATGTGGGAGCTGCAAAGAATGAGTATTCCTCTGGCAAAGGAAAGGCAAAAGGAAGAACCTCTTCCACACCTACCCTGGATCAGTTCAGTCGTGATCTGACTGAGTATGCAAGGGAAGGCAAGCTGGATCCTGTAATAGGAAGAGAAAATGAAATTCAAAGAGTGGTTCAGATTCTGAGCCGTAGAACAAAGAATAACCCCTGTCTCGTCGGAGAACCGGGTGTTGGTAAGACTGCAATTGCAGAAGGACTGGCATTGAAAATCGTGGAAGGAAATATACCGGATACGATTAAAGAAAAAAGAGTGGTTACCTTGGACTTGTCCGGTATGGTAGCAGGTAGTAAGTATCGTGGAGAGTTTGAAGAGAGAATTAAGAAAGTGATTAGTGAAGTAATCGGTGATGGTAATGTATTATTATTTATCGATGAAATTCATACTATCATTGGTGCCGGAGGTGCAGAAGGTGCCATTGACGCATCAAACATCTTAAAGCCTTCTCTTGCACGTGGAGAATTGCAGATTATCGGTGCTACCACCCGAGAAGAATATAGAAAATACATCGAAAAGGATGCTGCCCTGGAAAGAAGATTCCAACCAGTTGTTGTTGAGGAACCTTCAGAGGATGAGGCAATCCAGATTTTATTCGGTTTACGTGATAAATATGAAGCACATCATCAGGTTCGGATTACGGACAATGCCATCGAGGCAGCAGTTAAATTATCCAGCCGCTATATTAATGACCGTTATCTTCCTGATAAGGCAATTGACCTGATGGATGAAGCTGCATCCAAGGTTCGCTTAAGTACTTATACCTCATCTCCTCAGATCAAGGATTTGGAACAGGAGATCAAGAGATTAGAGAGTGAAAAGGAAAAAGCGATCAAAGAAGAGGCATACGAAAAGGCTGGAGAGATAAAGAAACAACAGGAAGCGGCTCAGGAGCAGTTGGAAAAGCAGAAGCTTCTGGAGGATAAGCAAAAGCAAGAGAAGCAGCTTGTTGTTAGTGATAATGAAATTGCAGAGATTGTCGCAAGCTGGACGAAAATTCCAGTGAAGAAGCTAGCGGAAGAGGAAACAGAACGTTTACAAAACCTCGAAAATATACTACATCAGAGAGTGGTTGGTCAGGATGAAGCAGTTGCAGCAGTGGCAAAGGCAATTCGTCGAGGCAGAGTTGGATTAAAGGATCCCAATCGTCCCATTGGTTCCTTCCTGTTCCTTGGTCCAACCGGTGTTGGTAAGACGGAGCTGTCAAAAGCGCTTGCAGAGGCGATGTTCGGCAGTGAGAACTCCATCATTCGTGTTGATATGTCTGAATATATGGAGAAGCATAGTGTTAGTAAGCTGATTGGTTCACCTCCGGGATATGTGGGTTATGATGAGGGTGGCCAGTTAAGTGAAAAGGTACGTCAGAATCCTTATTCCGTTATATTATTTGATGAGATTGAAAAAGCACACCCGGATGTATTTAATATCCTCCTGCAGGTACTGGATGATGGCCATATCACCGATGCTCAGGGAAGAAGGGTTAGCTTTAAGAATACTATTATTATCATGACCTCCAATGCAGGCGCTCAGAATATCGTTTCACCGAAGCGTCTGGGATTTGCAACGGTAATTGATGAGAAGGAAGACTATAAGAGAATGAAGGATGGTGTAATGGATGAGGTGAAGAAAATCTTCAAACCAGAATTCATTAACCGTATTGATGAAATTATTGTATTCCACTCATTGACCAAGGAGGATATTAAGAGTATTGTAGGAATCATGATCGCTACCATCGCTAAGAGAAGTAAGACACAGATGAATATTGCTTTGGAAACCAGTCAGGAGGTAATTGATCATCTGGCTGAAGTAGGATTTGATGCGAAATACGGTGCTAGACCGTTAAGACGTGCTATTCAAACCAACATAGAAGATAAATTAGCAGAGGCAATATTAGCTGGTGGTATTAAAGAGGGAGATACCGTTCGAGTAGAGTACCTTGATAACGAAATGGTGATACAAGCTAAATAA
- a CDS encoding UvrB/UvrC motif-containing protein, producing MLCDRCKKRDAKILYTEIINGLKKEQHLCEECATDYTSFQMEKPLMSSEMTLGDLLSTLLENYAMADQKKAGAAYPSVTCSNCGTTFEEFIQKGRFGCAQCYRSFNGQLGKTLKGIQGAEVHTGKRPKGFVPKNAPRVSMDIPESERLSILLQEAIEKEEFEEAARLRDLIKEMKKEETKNA from the coding sequence ATGCTATGTGACAGATGCAAAAAGAGAGATGCGAAAATACTATATACCGAGATTATTAACGGATTAAAGAAGGAACAGCATCTTTGCGAGGAATGTGCTACGGATTACACATCCTTTCAAATGGAAAAGCCATTAATGAGCAGTGAAATGACATTGGGTGATTTGCTTTCGACTTTATTGGAGAATTACGCAATGGCAGATCAGAAAAAAGCCGGAGCCGCATACCCATCCGTTACCTGTAGTAATTGTGGAACCACATTTGAGGAGTTTATACAGAAGGGCCGCTTTGGCTGCGCACAATGCTATCGTAGCTTTAACGGTCAATTAGGAAAGACATTAAAGGGAATACAAGGTGCTGAAGTTCACACTGGTAAGAGACCGAAGGGATTTGTACCTAAGAATGCACCACGTGTCAGCATGGATATACCAGAATCAGAGAGACTTTCTATATTACTTCAAGAAGCGATTGAGAAGGAAGAGTTTGAAGAGGCAGCAAGATTAAGAGATTTAATCAAAGAGATGAAGAAGGAGGAGACGAAGAATGCTTAA
- a CDS encoding endosialidase: MAVVEELIRKESNGTISFGNYKLSSKSKVSDFEYQGDLYKVKTFQEITKLEKNGMFVYESVPGTTVFHLDSKDDVLSFEVTGNDTAQITLELEPEKEYEIYNNDDLLGRMKTNLGGKLVFSLELGEDTKEKIKVVKL; this comes from the coding sequence ATGGCAGTAGTGGAAGAGTTAATACGCAAAGAAAGCAATGGGACAATAAGCTTTGGTAATTACAAATTGAGTTCAAAGTCGAAAGTATCTGATTTTGAATATCAAGGCGACCTGTATAAGGTTAAAACCTTTCAGGAGATTACAAAGCTTGAGAAAAACGGTATGTTTGTCTATGAGTCGGTACCAGGTACTACGGTATTTCATCTAGACAGTAAGGATGACGTATTAAGCTTTGAGGTTACAGGGAATGATACGGCACAGATTACATTAGAACTGGAGCCGGAAAAAGAATATGAGATTTATAACAATGATGATCTTCTAGGTAGAATGAAGACTAATTTAGGAGGCAAGCTTGTATTTAGCCTTGAGTTAGGGGAAGATACGAAGGAAAAGATAAAGGTGGTTAAGCTGTAA
- a CDS encoding cadherin-like beta sandwich domain-containing protein, translated as MRKSVMRYLGIVLLILLAGGFASTKTCKAASAEVELTADTTDINVGDSVFVYINIKSDELFTDFEAYLSYDSDILEYQSGANIITGSSGFLKISDMGYMEGTNTRKYTLKFEALKAGTSKIAFSDRVVVYDYETGLEMSVSSNVLTLEVKAQETASTNANLKSLKILPSELEPAFDTNIFEYNVKVDYEIETLIINALPEDPKATVSISGNDSLKEGENKIRITVLAESGAVIEYTINVFREYAPKEVTPTEAPILTPETEHGIFELAKIDSEIYAIYSGRYKLVEPASDVMIPEGYIKTKLIISDISITAYSPKNDMESDFLLLYAENEFGESGFYKYDRLEKTLQRYVPENAKEIQAPTEDLTNDIMKSEEYRSNINKAAVVIAILSVLCALMVVVMIVMFLKLKGYKEDDLD; from the coding sequence ATGAGAAAAAGCGTAATGAGATATTTGGGAATAGTACTTCTAATCCTGTTAGCAGGAGGCTTCGCTTCAACTAAGACCTGTAAAGCAGCAAGTGCAGAAGTAGAATTGACAGCGGATACGACGGATATCAACGTAGGAGACAGTGTGTTTGTTTATATTAACATCAAATCGGACGAGCTCTTTACTGATTTTGAAGCATATTTGTCTTATGATTCAGACATTTTAGAGTATCAAAGTGGTGCCAATATAATTACGGGAAGTAGCGGGTTTTTGAAAATATCTGATATGGGATATATGGAAGGAACCAATACCAGGAAATATACATTAAAATTTGAAGCCTTGAAGGCGGGTACCAGTAAAATTGCCTTCAGTGATCGTGTCGTTGTGTATGATTACGAAACAGGGTTGGAGATGTCAGTATCCAGTAATGTTCTGACACTTGAGGTGAAGGCCCAGGAGACGGCTTCCACGAACGCGAATTTAAAATCATTAAAAATTCTGCCATCTGAATTGGAGCCAGCGTTTGATACCAATATTTTTGAGTATAATGTTAAGGTAGACTACGAGATTGAAACATTAATCATTAATGCACTTCCAGAGGATCCAAAAGCAACCGTTTCAATTTCCGGTAATGATTCGCTGAAAGAAGGAGAAAATAAAATTAGGATTACTGTATTAGCGGAATCAGGAGCTGTCATAGAATATACTATCAATGTATTTCGAGAGTATGCTCCGAAGGAGGTGACTCCGACAGAAGCTCCAATTCTTACACCTGAAACTGAGCATGGAATATTTGAATTAGCAAAAATAGATTCAGAAATCTATGCAATCTACAGTGGAAGATACAAGCTTGTGGAACCAGCTAGTGATGTGATGATCCCGGAGGGATATATTAAGACAAAATTAATAATATCCGATATATCAATCACAGCTTATTCGCCGAAGAATGATATGGAAAGTGATTTCCTATTACTCTATGCAGAAAATGAATTTGGAGAATCAGGCTTTTATAAATACGATAGATTGGAAAAGACATTACAACGGTATGTTCCGGAGAATGCCAAAGAAATACAGGCTCCTACAGAGGATCTTACAAATGATATTATGAAATCAGAGGAGTACCGTAGCAATATTAATAAAGCAGCTGTGGTAATTGCTATCCTATCGGTTTTATGCGCTTTGATGGTAGTTGTCATGATTGTGATGTTCTTAAAGCTAAAGGGATATAAAGAGGATGATCTGGATTAG